From the genome of Pelobates fuscus isolate aPelFus1 chromosome 6, aPelFus1.pri, whole genome shotgun sequence, one region includes:
- the HIGD1B gene encoding HIG1 domain family member 1B, with protein sequence MGTVFFNGGKMSIDQDSWVPEDQESVTGKLQRKMKQSPLVPVGLAGFAVIVAYGLYRLKGRGDVKMSVHLIHTRVAAQACVVAATALGTSYSIYKEYRQRQSLERSTVSEQLKREHSTKD encoded by the exons ATGGGCACTGTTTTTTTTAACGGCGGCAAGATGTCTATAGACCAGGACTCCTGGGTACCTGAGGATCAGGAAAGCGTTACAGGAAAGCTGCAACGAAAGATGAAGCAGTCCCCTCTTGTCCCTGTAG GTTTGGCCGGGTTTGCTGTGATTGTAGCATACGGACTATATCGTCTCAAGGGAAGAGGAGATGTCAAAATGTCCGTGCACCTCATACACACTCGCGTGGCAGCTCAGGCTTGTGTGGTGGCCGCAACTGCACTGG GGACATCCTACTCAATCTACAAGGAGTACAGGCAAAGACAATCATTGGAGAGATCGACTGTGAGCGAACAACTGAAAAGAGAACATTCTACAAAGGATTGA